The Christiangramia forsetii KT0803 DNA segment TAATAGTATTAAGATCCTTGAATATTTCAAGTAAGGCACTTTTCTTAGTACTATCTTTAATTACAGGACTAGTAAGCATATTTTCAAGATCCCTGCTATTTACAACAGTTTTGGAAATTGAGATCATATCCTCATTAACAGCTTCCGCTGAGTTCTTATCCTTTGCTAAAGAAAGGATCGCCTTTGCGTAACGTTGTGCGGCTCTGGTTCCTCTCATAACTTAATTTAGCTTAGCATCACCAATCATCTTTTCGATCATCTGGTGTTGTTCATTTTTGCCTGAAAGTTCTTTACGAACAATCTTTTCAGCGATTTCTACTGAAAGCTCCGCTACATGATTTTTCAATTCAGCCATCGCAGATTGCTTTTCAAGCTCAATGCTTCTTTTAGCATCTGCAACAATTTTATCAGCTTTTACTTTAGCCTCATCAGAAGCATCTGTAATTACTTTTTCTTTTAACTCACGGGCTTCTTTAAGGATCGCATCTCTTTCTGCACGAGCTTCTTTTAAAAGCTGCTCATTATCAGATTGGAGGTTCTGCATTTCCTTACGTGCCTTTTCAGCTGAAGCCAACGCATCGTTAATAGATTGTTCCCTATTTCTTACTGAACCAAGAATAGGTTTCCAGGCGAATTTCGCCATAAGGAAAAGCAATATTAAAAACACGATGGTTTGCCAAAAGAACAAGCCAATTTCGGGAGTTATTAAATCCATAGTTTTAAATAATAATAGTTAAAAACATCATTTAAAGAAGTCCTTTCGCAACCAACCGTTGCGAAAGGGACTCTTTGAAATTAATTATCTTAATACACCTAATAAAGAGGCAACCACTCCAAAAAGAGCAACACCCTCTACAAGTGCAGCAGCGATAATCATAGCTGTCTGGATCTTTCCAGAAGCTTCTGGCTGACGTGCGATAGCATCCATGGCAGAACCACCAATTTTACCTACACCTACTCCGGCTCCAAGAACCGCTAGTCCAGCTCCTAAAGCTGCAAGACCTACATACAATAATTCCATAGTTGAAAAAATTAAAAATTAAAATTAATGATGTTCATGTTCCTCAACTGCCATCCCGATAAACAGGGCAGACAGAATCGTAAAAATAAACGCTTGAAGGAATGCTACTAACAATTCCAGTACTGTTATAAATAAGGCAAAGGGAACCGAAACTCCTGCAATACCCGCATTTTCTAAAATAAATATCAGTCCAATTAAACTTAGAATGATAATGTGCCCTGCAGTAATATTCGCAAACAAACGAATCATAAGTGCAGCAGGCTTAATAAGCAACCCTAGTCCTTCCACTACTGCAAGGATTGGCTTTACCCAGGTTGGAATACCAGGCATCCAAAAGGTGTGCTTATAAAAATCTTTATTTCCGTTAAAGATCATGATCAACATAGTGAAAAGACCTAAAGAAACGGTGACAGCAATATTACCAGTTACGTTAGCCGCACCAGGCAATAATCCCATTAAATTCGTAATCCAGATAAAGAAGAATACCGATAAAAGAAACGGCATAAACTTCATGTATTTTTTTTCTCCAATTTGAGGCAAAGCAATTTCATCCCTAACAAAAAGAACCAAAGTTTCTAACACATTGTTGAATCCTTTTGGTGCATGCTCATTCTTTTTATGATGTCTTGCAAGACTTGTAAAGAAAAGAAGCATTAAAATCACTGTAAGAAACATCGCAGCGACATTCTTGGTAATCGAGATATCCCAAGGTTTTGAAGCATTCAAAGGATGGTGTTCCGCATCGAATTCTACCCCTTCGGCATCCGCATCTAACTTGTAAATATCTTCGTGTAGATTTACAAAACGCATCCCGTCTTTTTCCACCACGGTATGCCCTTCGGTATCATGATGAAAGTCACTGGACATAAAGGTTACAAGTCCACCATCAGTATAAAGAATCACAGGTAATGGAAGTGTAACAGAGCTATCACCTTCTCCAAAGAAATGCCATTCATGGGCATCCCCGATGTGGTGCATGATCATCTCAGTTGCATTAAACTCTTCTTCAGCCTCCTGAAGTTCAGTTTTTTCCTCTCCATGCTCCTGAGCAAAGGAAAATAATGGGAAAATGGCAAATGCTAATGCAAAGTACAAGCTAATCACTAAAGATTTCTGTGCTGTCATAGTACCTGGTCTACTTAAAAATTATGGGCTCTAAATTTCCGTGCAAAGGTATACTTTTAATTTTTATCTGAAAGCCCCCCGTATATTTTTTTACTTCATTCAGGCATTTTAACGATTTTCCTGAAAGACAGTTCGTTATTTAGTATTGATAAGCTTCACCGCATATATAGTTTCAAATATCAGAAACAAAAAATATGGGATGAAAAATAAGATCAAATCTTCAAACGGATTGGGAACATCGTTCAGCATCATTGGTAAAAGAAAAAGTACCGCCGCCAACATTTTTAAAAGACTACATGCCATAAATGCAAAACCCGTCTTATCGCTAAAAGATTTGTTTACAAATACCAGGAACAAATAAATAAGAAAGGTCGCGACTATATGAAAAGAGTAAACAGCTAAAGTAGTATAGTAGAGATCGATATTCAACAAATAATTTACTACTGCAAACTGAGCTATAAAAAGTAAGATTGAAAAAGGAATAAAAAGTTTGAGAAAGGAAATTAATTTAGCTTGCATTTAGTCGTCTTCATTCAAATTTTTAACTGCACGATACACCTGATAGAGTGCCACAAAAACACCTAGCAGCGATAAAGAAATAGTATATGCAGAATATTTATTTGGAAATTTTCCATCTAACCAGATTCCCACAAAAACTCCCACAGCTATTATAATGCCCATTTGAAAGGCAATATTAACAAACCCGAGATATTTATTACGCTGATCTTTTTTCATTCCCTGTTTTAAGAGGCTTTACCCCGCCATTCATTTCACAAGTTGCATTAAAAACCACCCCAGGTTCTACAGCAAGCTTTCCAGCAATTACTTCCCCTTGAATATTAGCTGTCCCTTTTAAACTAAGAACTCCTTTTACAAATATCTTCCCTTTAAAACTTCCCTCGATATCTGCATTTTCACATTCCAGTGTTCCGTTTATTAAACCTCCTTCACTTATCACCACTTTTCCCGGGGTCTTTAAGCTGCCTTCCAGGGTTCCTTCAATCCTGAAACAGCCTTTTCCTGAAATTTCTCCAGTGATAAGTGTTCCAGCAGCAATTCTATTTTGTTCGTTATGATTAGGTGCAGATTTGGTCTTTTTGGTATCAGAAAACATAGTAGGTAGGGTTTAGTTATTGTCCAAATAATCTCTTAAATTTTTCTTAATTTGTACAATTCTATAATTTTCTGCGGACATGGCAAAAGCTTCCCGCCCTATTTTATAATTTTTGTTTTCTCTTAATAATTCCTGAAAGCCTAGTGATTTTGATTGTGTCTCTAATCCATGAACTACCACAAAAGTTCTTTCAGAGTCATATACATCAATAGAAACATTGAGTTTTTTGTAATCTAATTCTGATATGGCTTTTTCAATAGAATCCTTTAATTCAGCTGTTTTTTGAGCTTCCATATTTTCAACTGGATAGATCAGTTTAAATTTACTTTGAAGACTATCTGAAGAAAATTCAAGTGTCTTTAATTCCGGAATTGCTTTATTTATGATATCCTGAGCTTTTTGACCTTCCTGGGTTTGTGGATAGGTTACAGCTACATAATTTAATGCCTGTTCGTACGCATCTATGCCTTGAATTCTTGCGGTTGCCCTTGCCTTTAGAAGTTCAAATTTTGGCACTATGGGATCTCCGGTGAAACGCGAAACATATTCATTCGATTTCTGAATAACGTCCTGGTATTTCTGATTTTCATACTCCCGAAACAAGTTATTGTAAAGTACTTCCGGACTATTCTCATCTCTTTGAATACTCTCCGGATTTTTGATAAAAGCAGCATAACGAGAATCAGAATAATTCTGAAGAATATCATTTCTAATTTCTTCCTGATCTCTTAATCTACCCTGCGCTTCATAGATTTTATACAAATTGTACTTTGCCGGCAAGACCAATCGTTCCTGAGGTTGATTGCCTAACAAAAACTCCAGTCTTTGCGCAGCCAGATCATATTCTCCATAATTCTCATTATAAATCACTCCTAACTGATAATAGGCTAAATTCTGCTGTGTAGCCAAACTATCTAAAACCGATCGCTCCCCGGGTATCTGACTCACATACGTCATTGGATCATAAATTGGATCGTTATCAAGATTTATATCCATTAATCTTTCCTGAGGATTGATAGAGCTTTGATTTAAAGCTGAAGAACCCCATCGCCAATTATCTGCAAGCTCCCTACTTCCCCAAACACGCAGAAACGACTGGGCTCCTTTTGAAACGCGGAGTGGATTATAAAAATAAAATGAATTTCCTGAATTAGGCTGCCCTGCAGGAGGAACGTTAGCAGAAGGAAAATTATTCTGAGGGCCGATACTGGCCGTATATACCGGTAAATTTCCTGCTTCCATATCTTTAACTGCTTTTACCCTTAAAGCATCGGTATATTCAGTAAAATAGGCAATACGTGCATCTTCAGACAAACCTGCCAATCTTAAAATACTGTCGGTTTCCTCTGCTATCTGCTCATATTTAATTACATCATCGAGATTCGTTCTTCTTTTCTTAATCGTTCTGTACTCTAATAATTCCGGAGACATAAAAGTAAGCGTGCTATCATAGTATTTCCCGGATGCCTGATATTCAGCCCGATCAAAATTAATATTGGCAAGTATTTCGTAATTGATAGATTTCAGATAAATATCGCTGGATGGAGACCTTAGAGATTTATTATAATATTCTAAAGCCGTATCAGTAGAGTCAATTCTGCTGTAATATTCCCCTAACTGAAAATAAATTTTATCAAGATATGGCCTGTTCTCTCTGTCCTGTTCAAGTTCTGTAAGCAGGTCCAGCAAATATTGATTATTGCCTGAATTAAAATCATAGTTTTTGGCCTTCTGAACATAGGCATTCACAAAGTAAATTCGAGGAGATTTACGATTTAAATCAATCACCTTATCAAAAGCTGCATTGGCGGTAGCAGTTTCTCCCAAACGATTATGAAGCTGACCCAGAATATAGAAATAACGTCCTTTTTCGGCATTAATATCGGTAAAATCGGCAGCGGTATATAAGGGTGCAACCGCACTATCAACCTGTCTTAAGTTTATATATGCCTGGGCGATACTGGCATTGGCATCTGCCAGATCTTCATCTTTCAATCTATCTGAATCAAGAATTTTTTTAAGATTTTTAATCGCCAGTTTTTCATTTCCAATCCTGATATTGGTCTTTTCACGCCAGATTCTTGCATGATTGATATTATCACTGGCCGGATATCTATAAAGTATATAATTGAAGGCATCTAAGGCGGGAATAAATCTTTGATCAAAATACCTTGATTTTCCCAATAGAAGATAAGCCTCATCCATTTGAGGATTGCGTTGCTTCCCTCCAATCAACATGGAATGCTTCTGAATTGCTTTTACAGCTTTCTCTTCTGCTCTGCCAAAATTTTGATTCCGAATACTGTCTGGTAACAAAATCTTATTATCAACCGCTAATCTTTCAACCGGAAGAATATCCCAGTAATTATCGGCATAATTTTGATTGATTTCTTCCCTGCCCTGTTCGAGTGCAATCTGCCCGTTATATAGAATATTGTATTCAGCAGTCACCGCATGATAATTGCGACTTATAAAGGTGTCTTTCTTTCTGGAACAGCTAAAAATAGCCGCAGAAAGAAAAATAAAAAGAGTAAATCTGGTAAACGTATTCAAAATGAACCTATTGTGGTATCATGAATAACTTTGATACAGCTGGTTTAGTATGTAAAAGTAAACTTCTTTTTCTAAACTCCAATAGCTGATTTTGCTAGCCTTCGGCGATTTCCCTTGAAAAGTATTCTTCAAGTTCATTAAGGGTAGCTTCTGAAGTCTCCATGTCTTTAACAATAACTCCTTTATCCAGCACCACGATTCGCTCGCAGACTTCGGTAACGTGAATTAGATCATGACTTGAAATTAGCACGGTGGTACCTGTAGTTTGAGAAAGTTCCTTCAGTAGCTTTTTCAGCCTGATCTGGGTAGTTGGATCCAGATTTGCAAAAGGTTCATCTAAAATCACCACTTCGGGATCTCCAATTAAAGCAGCTACAATCCCCACTTTCTTTTGATTTCCTTTAGAAAGATCTCTCAGGTATTTCTTTCGGCCTATAATTTCGCCATTAAATAAATCTTCAAATTGAGTGAGAAAAGAATCAATATCAGCTTTATTTCTGTTTCTCAATTCACCAATGAAGTAGAAATATTCTTCCGGAGTTAAATAACCAATGAGAAAACTTTCATCTATAAAAGAAGAGGTAAAAGGTTTCCAGTCTTCGCTTTGGCTTACCGTTATTTCATTATTAAAAATATTCCCGGTACTTGGTTGAATAAGATCCAGCAGTAAGCTAAAAAATGTCGTTTTTCCAGCTCCGTTATTTCCTACCAATCCAAAATTCTGTCCTGAAGGTATATCCAGATGTTCTATATCCAGCACCTTGTTTCCGCTATATATTTTTGAAAGATTTGTTGCAGTTATCATTGTAAAAATTTTAGTCTCCTTTTTGTTTAAATCCCTGTATCATCACATATTTTCTCTGGCGATATCTCTGCGCAAGGAAATTAAGAATTGCTGGCCTTAATAAAAGACCTATTACCCCAAGTCCGGCAAGCACTCCCATGGCCACTTCATAGTTCACAAATTTATTAATAAGCCAGAAAAACAGGATTGGAACCAATAACAATGGCAGACTTACCAACCATTGTGTCGCTCCCGTTCCCTGGTAATTCATAAACGGACTTTTGTCCAGATCTATGGCTTTTTTATTGTAAGATCCCGCATATATAAGCAATGGCACATTAACGCCCATATTATAAATAGCACAAGCAATATTGAGCAATAAAATATTCCACCCAAAATATACATAAGGTGTGGTTAAAATAGCTAATACCGCCACACTAAAAGTAATCAAGCCCATTTTTGAAGCAAGATATTGTTTCATGGGAATATTCTGGGCCATGATCATAGGATAGTAGGAGGAGTCCCATGAAGGAACAAATTGTCCGAAATTAATCATAAAAATACCAGTCATAAAAATACCCACAAATACAAAAAATGACGGCATATCCTGGTAAGTATCATTTGGATAGAATATAAGCCCGTAACTCAAAAGAATTAACGACATATAAATGGTAGTCTTCGGTCTTTTATTTCGCCAAATGAGTTTAAGATCCTGCTGAAGAAATGGCGCTATACTTCCAAATCGCTTTGTCCAACCAAATTCTTTGGTATCGGCTGTTTTATTCTTTCCTTTTAAACCTGAATCCAGATAAAATTTTCCCAGTAGATTTTTATAGTTCCAGATATATAAAACAATGAGCAATACAAAAGGAACTATTGCAAGAAAGGGATTTAAATACACAAAATTCAAAATTTCTCCAAAGTAACCTCCCAATTCAAAAATCTCCAGATAATCTAAAAGTGCAAGGACTACACCAGCTACCAATACCGGAATAAGAGCCTTCAAATTCTCAGTAAATCGTTTTTTTATAATAAAATTGAAATAATTAACACATAAGGTTATCAAGTACATGGCGATCATCCAGCCAAGCATATTTGCTACAGGATAGCCTTCTTTGAGAATACAATACAGCCCAAAAGGAATAATTAGTAATAAGGGAAGGAGGTTATAAAAGGAAAAAAGTGATTTTATCAATACAAAATTCACGACTTTATTTTTCTTAAATGGTAATATCAATAATGGTTTAATATCAATAACCGGTAAGGATTGCAACATAAACCTAAAAAGCAGTTCAAAAGAGAGGTAAGTGAGTGCAAAAGCGTTTACCACCTTCAAAGGATCCTGTTGCGGATATATTTCTTTTAACATTGGAAATAGCGCTATTCCTAAAAACAGGAACATCGCTGAAAAATACAAGGCCAGGAAAGCCATAAGAATTTTTAGTCCCAAACTTTTTCCAAAACTGGCAGATCTGAGAAAAGATTTCCACTCCAGCCAGATGAACTTTTTAAACATAAAAGATGCTATTTATTGAATTGGTATAGAAATTTAAACTTTTGTTACATTTCTAAAACCGAACTACTTTGTATTTTTGCGCACAAATAAAAAATAATGAGTCAGTTCTATCCGCTAAAAATAAAGGAAATAATTCGCGAAACATCACAAGCGGTAAGTTTATCTTTTGAGATCCCGGAAAACTTAAAGGAAGAATTCAGTTTTTCTGCAGGACAATATATAACCATTAAGACCAGGGCTGATGGGGACGAATTACGAAGAGCTTATTCTCTTTGTTCCGCCCCGGGTTCCGAAGATTTCAAAGTAACGGTTAAGGAGGTAGAAGGCGGAAAGTTTTCTGTGATTGCTAATAATAATCTTAAGGCAGGTGATGTCCTGGAAGTTCATCCACCTGAAGGAAAGTTTATTTTTAAACCGGGAGAAAGCAGAAATAATTATGCAGCTTTTGCTGCGGGAAGCGGGATCACACCTATTCTTTCTATCATAAAAACGATGCTTCGAGATGAACCTCTCAGTAGATTTGTGCTTACCTATGGAAATAAATCTGTAGATGATACCATTTTCTTCAAGGAGCTATTAGAACTACAGACTAAATTTCCGGATAGATTATTTGTAGAGTTTGTTTACAGTAGAACCAGAGAAGAAAATTCACATTTTGGCCGGATAGAAACCAGTACGGTAAATTTCGTGGTGAAGAATAAATTCAAAGATCATCCATTTGATAAATTTTATCTGTGCGGACCTGAAGAGATGATCAACCATGTTTCCGGCGTGCTAAAAACTAACGGAGTAAGTGAAGATCAAATTTTATTTGAACTTTTCACCACTACTGTCGAAGAAAAAGAAATTGAAGGAGATACAGACGGCCAGACCACGGTAACGATTACTGTTGATGATGAAGAATTCTCATTCCCGATGGATAGATCTGCGGTTGTGCTGGATATTGCGCTGGAAAATGATATTGATGTGCCTTATTCCTGCCAGGGCGGGATTTGCAGTAGTTGTATGGCGAGAATTACTGAAGGTAAGGCTGAAATGAGCAAGAACCAGATCCTTACAGATGAGGAAATTGAAGAAGGTTTTGTATTAACCTGTCAGGCGCATCCCACAACTCCTACTCTAAAAGTGGATTTTGATGATGTTTAAATTCATCCGGACCCCGGTAAAAATAGTTCCGACCTCTCCCAGGGAGAGGTTCATGCAGAAGTATTGAAATAGAATTTTTAGAGATTCTCCAGAATTTTCTGAACAACCTTTTCCGGGGGAATGCTGCGCATTACCTCATCGTAGCCCTCCGGTACTTTATTTCCATACACCGAAGTTGGAATTTTTGGATATTGATCCAAATCTGGTAAAATACAATTCTCTATTGGCTGGTTAAAAGCTTTAAAACCGGTATATGGGTGGGTCACACCCCAAATACTAACAACCGAAACCCCGAAAATAGCTGCCAGATGAGCATTCCCACTATCCATACTAAGCATTGTATCCAGATTGGAGATAAGGCTTAATTCTTCTGAAAATCGAAGTTTCCCAACTACACTTTTAGTATTCTTAAATTTCTGTTCCCAATTCTCTAATTGCTCTTTCTCGGTATCACCTCCTCCAAACAGGATGATCTTGATATCTCCCCTGGAAGAGAGACCAGCAAGTACTTCTTCCATCAAATCTGTAGGATAACATTTGGACCCATGCTGAGCAAAAGGAGCGATTCCAAGCCATTTCTGGGATTGTTTACCAACAATATCCAGAACTTTAGATAAAAGTTTTCTTTTTGGAGGTATTTTATATCCTGAAAGATCTAAAGGAAAACCAAGTGCTTCAAAAACATCGGCATAGCGCTGATGAGTAGATTTTAGCTGCCTGAATTCCTTATTATTATCGCGAGTAAGCGCCTTCTTTTCGGCCCTTCCCTTATCTATTTGTTTGAATTTAATTCCGTAGAAATAAAACAGGGATTTAAGAACGTTTGTACGTAAAACATCGTGCAGATCTGCTACCGCATCAATCTCTTCATCACGTAGCTCTGTAGCTAAAGTCCCGAGACCCAAAACACCACTATGAACGCCTTTTAGATCTGCATCATACACACTTACGTTTGGCAAATGGCTAAAAAGCGGTATAAAAAAATTCTTGGTAAGTACGGTAACTGTTAATTCTGGATATGTATCCATCAAAATACTAAGCACCGGGACTGTCATGGCAACATCTCCCATCGCAGAAAAGCGTATTGCCAAAATGTGCTGCACTTTTTTGCCATTATCAGCTAAAAGTTCTTCTGAGCTGCCCATAAAATCTATTTATTACCTCGAAGTACCGGATTTAATTCAGCATCATTATACATCTTCATCTGCTTGTAAACCTTCATATATTTTTCACCGTTTTCAATGGCTTCCAATAATTGATTGATCGCTGTAGAAAGATCTACTCTCTGTTCCAATAGAACATCCAGTTTTGCCTTACATTTCATCTGATGTTCCTGAGAAGCATCTTTTCTATCAGCTTCTTCAGCCATATGATAGATCTTCAGCGCAAGAATGGAAAGCCTGTCTATGGCCCATGCAGGACTTTCAGAATTTAAAGTAGCATCGGTATTAGGTTCAGCATCTTTATATTTTTCTAAGAAGTAACTATCAATATATTCAACAGTATCGGTACGATCCTGATTAGAAGCATCAATTTGCCTTTTTAGAGTTAAAGCAGCCACAGGATCTATATTCTGATCACGTATAATATCTTCATAATGCCACTGGACAGTATCTATCCAGCATTTCCTGTAAAGCAAGTGCTCTAAAAGATTTTTTTCAGCATCGTAAGGATTCTTAAAATCCTGATATACATCATCCTTTTCATGATATTTTTCTATTACTTCCTGGAAAATCGTATTGGCCTTATCTGAAAACATAGCTTCTAATTCTTGGATTATATACTGACGAAATGTGTAAAATCACATTGAATACAAAGATATTATTTTTGAGAAGAGTTCAGGTTGAAACTGGCAGGAAACATTCATATTTAAACAAAAAATGCTACTACAAAAGGCATAATTATTAAAGTTATTAGAATAATCTCCTTTAAAATTTTATCTTTTTTATTGTCAAAATAATTTGAAGAAATAATACTTAAAGGCACAAAAAAGAAGATAAGTTCACTTCCATTTTTTGTAGGGGAAAATAAGCTAACCGCAGCAGCAACTAACAGACTGAAAATGATCAGAGTTAAAACTGGTCTTCTGGTAATACTTGCTTTTTGAATAGATGAAAAATACTGAAATAATGTCCAGATTAGCAGTCCCAGAATGATGCTTAATGGAATGAGCAATTTTAGATCGCCATACCTGGTAAAGTCAAAATTACTGGCCTGAAACCAGTTTGAAAATGTATAAAACTCATCATAGGCGATCAAATGAAAACAGATGGTAAGCGAAACTACCGCCAAAAAAGCAACGAATGGTATAAGCCAGTTCTTAAAATTTGCCGCGAAATTTAAGATTGCGAAGAATACAATAAGAAAAAACAATGCAGACCAGAAATGATAAAGTGTAGCAATACTAATCCAGAAAGTGGCATCAAAGATCTTTTTCTCTACGAATTTATGAGATCTCAGGCTAATAATTCTCCGCATAGCGAACAGCACACATAAATTGGAAATTATAACCGATTCATTCTTTAAGAGACTACCAAAAGAAATGCAAAATATCGCAAATAATAAGGTTTTATAGGCGCTTCGCTTCGTGAGTTCATTCTTTTTTGCAATAAAATTAAGCACCAACAAACTTAAAACCAGTAAAAGCAACACTCCCAGTTTTTCAAAAAACTCCAACCAGTTAAAACCATTTATCCAGGCAGAAAAATTAGCTCCTATATAGAAAATACAGAGCAATACAATAACTACCGAAAGGTTTATAGGCTTTGATTTATTAAAAAAGCTTGTTAGCATTGGGGTTTTTTATATTTTTGTACTCACATTCAAAGATTATACGATGAAAGATTTATTTGAAGGAATAGCAACGCTTGTAGAATTTACACTTCTAAAGCCTCTTGATGCCTTAAGAGCTCTTGAGCTAGATTCCTGGTTTCTTGCAAATATCCTTAACTGGGTTTTTATGATCGTTGGTTTTCTTGCCTTCCTATATTGGATGAAGCAACTTAAAACCTTCAACGATAATAATGAAGAGAAGAGAGAATCTACTTCTCACTCTTTCCTAGGATAAATCAAAACCTATATCCTTTCTAAAATACATCTTATCAAAATGTAGTTTTTCTGCACTTTGATAAGATTTTTTTAATGCCTTTTTGTAATCTTCCCCGAAAGAAGTTAGAGCTATTACCCTTCCTCCACTCGTTACCACTTGACCGTTTTCCTGTTTGGTTCCAGCATGAAAAACGATAGAATCTTCAATTTCGTTTATTCCGGTAATAACTTTTCCTTTTTCGTAC contains these protein-coding regions:
- a CDS encoding DUF6427 family protein translates to MLTSFFNKSKPINLSVVIVLLCIFYIGANFSAWINGFNWLEFFEKLGVLLLLVLSLLVLNFIAKKNELTKRSAYKTLLFAIFCISFGSLLKNESVIISNLCVLFAMRRIISLRSHKFVEKKIFDATFWISIATLYHFWSALFFLIVFFAILNFAANFKNWLIPFVAFLAVVSLTICFHLIAYDEFYTFSNWFQASNFDFTRYGDLKLLIPLSIILGLLIWTLFQYFSSIQKASITRRPVLTLIIFSLLVAAAVSLFSPTKNGSELIFFFVPLSIISSNYFDNKKDKILKEIILITLIIMPFVVAFFV
- a CDS encoding DUF6341 family protein encodes the protein MKDLFEGIATLVEFTLLKPLDALRALELDSWFLANILNWVFMIVGFLAFLYWMKQLKTFNDNNEEKRESTSHSFLG
- a CDS encoding glycosyltransferase family 9 protein codes for the protein MGSSEELLADNGKKVQHILAIRFSAMGDVAMTVPVLSILMDTYPELTVTVLTKNFFIPLFSHLPNVSVYDADLKGVHSGVLGLGTLATELRDEEIDAVADLHDVLRTNVLKSLFYFYGIKFKQIDKGRAEKKALTRDNNKEFRQLKSTHQRYADVFEALGFPLDLSGYKIPPKRKLLSKVLDIVGKQSQKWLGIAPFAQHGSKCYPTDLMEEVLAGLSSRGDIKIILFGGGDTEKEQLENWEQKFKNTKSVVGKLRFSEELSLISNLDTMLSMDSGNAHLAAIFGVSVVSIWGVTHPYTGFKAFNQPIENCILPDLDQYPKIPTSVYGNKVPEGYDEVMRSIPPEKVVQKILENL
- a CDS encoding DUF4254 domain-containing protein, which gives rise to MFSDKANTIFQEVIEKYHEKDDVYQDFKNPYDAEKNLLEHLLYRKCWIDTVQWHYEDIIRDQNIDPVAALTLKRQIDASNQDRTDTVEYIDSYFLEKYKDAEPNTDATLNSESPAWAIDRLSILALKIYHMAEEADRKDASQEHQMKCKAKLDVLLEQRVDLSTAINQLLEAIENGEKYMKVYKQMKMYNDAELNPVLRGNK